From Thermodesulfobacteriota bacterium, the proteins below share one genomic window:
- the tkt gene encoding transketolase: MTPKQNLEQLIINTIRTLSMDAVQKANSGHPGTPMSMAPVAYTIWDKFIHHNPRNPDWPNRDRFVLSAGHASMLLYSILHISGYDVSLNDIKTFRQLHSKCAGHPEYGLIRGIETTTGPLGQGLATSVGMAMAEKWLGTHFNRPGHEIINYKIFALSGDGCMMEGISSEAASLAGHLGLGNLIWIYDNNHITIEGHTALAFSEDVAARFMGYNWHVQRVGDANDLELLEEAFHRALDEAEQPSLIIVDSHIGYGSPNKQDTSAAHGEPLGEEEIRKTKINYGWDPNKKFYVPEEVKAYRSTVIEKGKKVEEEWREKFSKYEFEYPELAKQFKLIQSREMPAGWDSCLPKFPADPKGPATRVSNGKILNAIAANISWFMGGAADVGPSTKTYIDNASSFEKNVYSGRNFHFGVRENAMAAVANGMVLSKLRAYVSCYFVFSDYMRAPLRLSCLMQQPVIFVFTHDSIALGEDGPTHQPIEHLSSLRAIPNMEVIRPADANELSALWKYIMEVKDHPVALILTRQGVPTLDRSKYAPAEGSLRGAYIIADSKGKPDIIMISTGSEVQLCLEAHGRLKRQGIKSRVVSMPSMNLFEIQDPDYREEVLPGSIRARLAVEAGSTFGWGRYTGIKNLDGAVIGMRDFGESAPVHDLLKEFGLTSDNVVAEAKRIISRHRKKTGKKIKKRA; encoded by the coding sequence ATGACCCCAAAACAAAACCTCGAGCAACTCATTATCAATACTATAAGAACCCTTTCAATGGATGCTGTGCAAAAAGCAAATTCAGGTCATCCAGGCACACCGATGTCAATGGCCCCCGTAGCATATACTATCTGGGATAAATTCATCCATCATAATCCAAGGAATCCAGATTGGCCGAATCGAGACCGTTTTGTGCTCTCTGCGGGTCATGCCTCCATGCTCTTATATAGCATTTTACACATATCTGGATACGACGTTTCACTGAACGACATAAAGACTTTTCGTCAACTACATAGTAAATGCGCCGGGCATCCTGAATATGGCCTAATACGTGGAATTGAAACAACAACCGGTCCGCTTGGTCAGGGTTTAGCCACAAGTGTGGGGATGGCTATGGCTGAAAAATGGCTCGGCACCCATTTTAACCGTCCAGGCCATGAAATCATAAACTATAAAATCTTTGCCCTTTCTGGAGATGGATGTATGATGGAGGGAATTTCTAGCGAGGCTGCTTCTCTTGCCGGACACCTAGGTCTCGGGAACCTTATATGGATTTACGATAATAATCATATAACCATAGAAGGACACACGGCATTGGCGTTTAGCGAGGATGTGGCCGCTAGATTCATGGGGTATAACTGGCATGTCCAGAGAGTTGGTGATGCTAATGATCTCGAACTGCTTGAGGAAGCATTTCATAGAGCACTTGATGAAGCAGAGCAACCATCATTAATAATTGTAGACAGTCATATTGGTTACGGTAGCCCGAACAAACAGGATACATCTGCAGCGCATGGCGAGCCGTTGGGTGAAGAAGAAATACGCAAGACGAAAATCAATTATGGCTGGGACCCCAATAAGAAATTTTATGTTCCTGAAGAAGTGAAGGCCTATCGTAGTACAGTTATTGAAAAGGGTAAAAAGGTTGAGGAAGAGTGGAGAGAGAAATTTTCAAAGTATGAATTTGAATACCCTGAGTTAGCAAAACAATTCAAGCTGATCCAAAGTCGTGAGATGCCAGCTGGTTGGGACTCATGCCTGCCAAAATTCCCCGCTGACCCTAAAGGCCCAGCCACCCGTGTATCAAATGGCAAAATTCTAAACGCAATCGCAGCGAATATATCATGGTTCATGGGTGGAGCCGCCGACGTGGGACCATCAACAAAGACATACATAGATAATGCGAGTAGTTTCGAAAAAAATGTCTACAGTGGAAGGAACTTTCATTTTGGAGTTCGGGAAAACGCCATGGCTGCAGTAGCTAATGGCATGGTCCTCAGTAAACTTCGAGCCTACGTGTCTTGTTACTTTGTTTTCTCAGACTACATGAGAGCCCCGCTGAGACTGTCCTGCCTGATGCAACAGCCGGTCATTTTTGTCTTTACACACGATAGCATAGCTTTAGGTGAAGACGGTCCAACTCATCAGCCAATTGAACATCTGTCTTCCCTCAGGGCCATTCCAAATATGGAGGTAATCAGACCTGCTGATGCAAATGAACTTAGCGCACTCTGGAAATATATCATGGAGGTAAAAGATCACCCAGTAGCTTTGATACTAACACGGCAGGGTGTGCCAACATTAGATCGATCTAAGTACGCCCCAGCGGAAGGATCCTTACGCGGTGCCTATATTATTGCGGACAGCAAAGGAAAACCGGACATAATAATGATAAGCACGGGGTCAGAGGTTCAGTTATGTCTTGAAGCCCATGGGAGGTTAAAAAGGCAGGGAATCAAATCACGAGTCGTCAGCATGCCTTCTATGAATTTATTCGAGATACAAGACCCTGATTATAGGGAGGAGGTTTTGCCAGGTTCAATACGAGCTCGTCTTGCTGTTGAAGCAGGATCCACATTCGGCTGGGGTAGGTATACAGGGATCAAAAACCTTGATGGTGCTGTAATAGGTATGAGGGATTTCGGCGAGTCTGCCCCTGTACACGACTTGTTGAAAGAATTTGGACTGACTTCAGATAACGTTGTAGCTGAAGCTAAGAGGATAATAAGTAGACATAGGAAAAAGACCGGTAAGAAAATTAAAAAACGAGCATGA